In Magnetospirillum sp. XM-1, a single window of DNA contains:
- a CDS encoding ABC transporter substrate-binding protein, with translation MAAWTGSAQAIEPIKIGAVLSVTGPASLLGDPEAKVLKMYSDQLNKDGGVLGRKIELIVYDDEGKADKTTTLVKRLIESDNVDLIIGPTLTGNTMAAIPLAERAEIPLISIAGGGVIVEPVKKWIFKTPHTDKMATEKVFLDMKKRGITNIALIYGNDGYGKSASTATKELAPLHGMTILADETYFASDADMTPQLTKIKNTPGVQAIFNLGFGQSAAVVTKNAKQLNMGLPYYESHGVNSKNFIQLAGIDATEGVRLPASAVLVAEALPADDPQKTVTMKFKTETEAAFKTEVSTYGGHAYDALQIALTAISRAGSVDKHKVRDEIERTSGYVGTSGIVSMSPGNHLGLNLNSLKLLEIKNGQWSLVQ, from the coding sequence ATGGCGGCCTGGACGGGGTCGGCCCAGGCCATCGAGCCGATCAAGATCGGCGCGGTGCTGAGCGTCACCGGCCCGGCGTCGCTGCTGGGCGACCCCGAAGCCAAGGTCCTGAAGATGTACTCGGACCAGCTCAACAAGGACGGGGGCGTGCTCGGGCGCAAGATCGAGCTGATCGTCTACGACGACGAGGGCAAGGCCGACAAGACCACCACCCTGGTCAAGCGCCTGATCGAATCCGACAACGTCGACCTGATCATCGGCCCGACGCTGACCGGCAACACCATGGCGGCCATTCCGCTGGCCGAGCGGGCGGAAATTCCGCTGATCTCCATCGCCGGCGGCGGCGTCATCGTCGAACCGGTCAAGAAGTGGATCTTCAAGACGCCCCACACCGACAAGATGGCCACCGAAAAGGTGTTCCTCGACATGAAGAAGCGGGGCATCACCAACATCGCCCTGATCTACGGCAACGACGGCTACGGCAAGTCGGCCAGCACCGCCACCAAGGAGCTGGCCCCGTTGCACGGCATGACCATCCTGGCCGACGAGACATATTTCGCGTCCGACGCCGACATGACGCCGCAGCTCACCAAGATCAAGAACACGCCGGGCGTCCAGGCCATCTTCAACCTGGGCTTCGGCCAGTCGGCGGCGGTGGTGACCAAGAACGCCAAGCAGCTCAACATGGGCCTGCCCTATTACGAGTCCCACGGAGTCAATTCCAAGAACTTCATCCAGCTGGCCGGAATCGACGCCACCGAAGGGGTCCGCCTGCCGGCCTCCGCCGTGCTGGTGGCCGAGGCGTTGCCCGCCGACGATCCGCAGAAGACGGTGACCATGAAGTTCAAGACCGAGACCGAGGCCGCCTTCAAGACCGAGGTCTCCACCTATGGCGGCCACGCCTATGACGCCTTGCAGATCGCGCTGACCGCCATCTCGCGGGCCGGTTCGGTCGACAAGCACAAGGTCAGGGACGAGATCGAGCGGACCTCGGGCTATGTGGGAACCAGCGGCATCGTCAGCATGTCGCCCGGCAATCATCTGGGCCTGAACCTCAACTCGTTGAAACTGCTCGAGATCAAGAACGGCCAGTGGAGCCTGGTTCAGTAA